In Pangasianodon hypophthalmus isolate fPanHyp1 chromosome 29, fPanHyp1.pri, whole genome shotgun sequence, one genomic interval encodes:
- the maptb gene encoding microtubule-associated protein tau isoform X5 produces the protein MEHQDMMNSGQYGSGEDVESAMADVTLDDGPQEDMKNGTAGHTRPGDGPGKDGLSPKEETEGSKPESPSRDDVTEGTEPKAASGREDVVSAAPGTAGAGEDALTPEGLSPPHSGRSSAASMDREEERLNGDMDGSVSPQQSPMSPQASQAAKADGLGSAVLSFDSQVKTSPSEELVGKHIPSGFQDEREEEREEEEVEKHGKEDESKDFTSDQEKELVESPAMPDSRSIIEDQQEEQERDVEEEEEEQDETEVVLPVHSTVVPDVSPQKQESFDIKPFDMLSQPQMTPDEAKKRGLSFDYTESEIVHQGTPDRWENGSDKTPPESKSPDSCRADPGSPLSPSTAPDHTQESPITDHQSEAQEYEPVQEQEVEVISIPTAQQEVIVPTMEPEVDTKPEDSKDDKPEKYLETTDEDLIATVEAAQSTEPVAQPEEAAAAFADVEFDAGEPCPPEPIKAAPTKTAPVKDAAIKKAKKPIAAVDATPAPKSTTKLEKVPSKDAAPARKTSAPSKAKPGAAAADKKAGDAKTKTKPQGIGTKIPAAESPKTPDRSGCSSPATPKSPASRSSTPGQQVKKVAVVRTPPKSPGSLRSRAPIAPVAPLPDLKNVKSKIGSTENIKHQPGGGKVQIPSKKMDLTSVQARCDSKANIKYSPGGGNVQIVNKKMDLSNVQSKCGSKANIHHKPGGGNVEIKSEKLEFKAQSKVGSLDNIGHVAGGGNKKIESHKLMFREQAKARTDHGADIVVKSPSVSAEGSPRPLSKVSSSGSINMSESPQLSTLADQVTASLAKQGL, from the exons ATGGCCTTTCTCCCAAAGAGGAGACAGAGGGGTCAAAGCCGGAATCGCCCTCTCGGGACGATGTAACAGAGGGTACAGAGCCTAAAGCTGCCTCCGGTCGTGAGGATGTGGTGTCTG CTGCACCAGGGACAGCAGGAGCAGGTGAAG ATGCTTTAACACCAGAGGGGCTCTCTCCACCACACAGTGGTAGAAGCAGCGCGGCGTCTATGGACAGGGAAGAGGAGCGTTTGAACGGGGACATGGATGGGTCTGTTAGCCCACAGCAGTCACCCATGTCTCCACAAGCATCACAAGCTGCCAAAGCTGACGGTTTAGGGTCGGCAGTGCTGAGCTTTGACAGCCAGGTGAAGACGAGTCCTTCAGAGGAGCTGGTTGGGAAACACATTCCCAGTGGTTTTCAagatgagagagaggaagagagagaggaagaggaagttgAGAAGCATGGTAAAGAGGACGAGAGCAAAGATTTCACATCTGATCAGGAGAAAGAGTTGGTGGAGAGTCCTGCCATGCCCGATAGTCGTTCTATCATAGAGGATCAACAGGAGGAGCAAGAAAGAGATgtagaggaggaagaagaagaacaagatgAAACAGAAGTAGTTCTTCCAGTCCACAGCACTGTTGTCCCAGATGTGTCACCACAGAAACAAGAAAGCTTTGACATTAAGCCCTTCGACATGCTATCCCAACCCCAAATGACTCCAGATGAAGCAAAGAAACGAGGCCTGTCATTTGACTACACTGAATCCGAGATTGTTCATCAGGGAACCCCTGACCGCTGGGAAAATGGCTCTGATAAGACTCCCCCAGAGAGCAAAAGTCCTGATTCCTGCAGGGCTGACCCTGGTTCCCCTTTGTCCCCTAGTACTGCTCCTGATCACACCCAGGAGTCACCCATCACTGACCACCAGAGCGAAGCCCAAGAGTATGAACCAGTGcaagaacaggaagtggaaGTGATCAGTATTCCTACAGCTCAGCAGGAGGTCATAGTACCCACGATGGAGCCAGAAGTAGACACCAAACCTGAGGATTCCAAAGACGACAAACCAGAGAAGTACCTGGAGACAACTGACGAAGATCTCATTGCTACTGTTGAAGCAGCACAAAGCACTGAGCCTGTTGCCCAACCGGAAGAAGCAGCAGCCGCTTTTGCTGATGTTGAATTTGATGCTGGTGAACCCTGTCCTCCAGAACCAATTAAAGCAGCACCAACAAAAACAGCACCTGTTAAAGATGCTGCcattaaaaaagcaaagaagccCATTGCTGCAGTCGATGCAACCCCTGCCCCCAAATCCACCACAAAACTCGAGAAAGTTCCCTCAAAAGACGCCGCGCCAGCGCGAAAAACAAGCGCCCCGTCCAAAG CCAAGCctggagcagcagcagctgatAAAAAG GCCGGTGATGCTAAGACGAAGACTAAACCTCAGGGAATTGGCACCAAAATCCCTG CAGCCGAATCTCCTAAGACTCCTGATCGTAGCGGCTGCAGCAGCCCTGCCACCCCGAAATCTCCGGCCAGTCGCAGCAGCACACCTGGGCAGCAGGTGAAGAAGGTGGCAGTGGTGCGCACTCCACCCAAATCTCCCGGGTCTCTCAGATCTCGCGCACCCATTGCCCCTGTTGCGCCCTTGCCTGACCTGAAAAACGTCAAATCCAAGATCGGTTCAACTGagaacatcaaacatcagcctGGGGGCGGAAAG GTGCAAATCCCCAGCAAGAAGATGGATCTGACCAGTGTGCAGGCAAGGTGTGACTCCAAAGCCAACATCAAGTACTCTCCAGGAGGTGGCAAT GTTCAAATTGTGAACAAAAAGATGGATCTGAGCAACGTGCAGTCAAAGTGCGGCTCGAAGGCCAACATCCACCATAAACCAG GTGGCGGAAACGTGGAGATCAAATCAGAGAAGCTGGAGTTTAAAGCTCAGTCGAAAGTGGGATCTCTGGACAACATCGGCCATGTGGCCGGAGGTGGGAACAAGAAG ATTGAGTCTCATAAGCTGATGTTCCGTGAGCAGGCGAAGGCTCGCACTGACCACGGCGCAGACATCGTGGTTAAATCCCCCTCCGTGTCAGCAGAGGGTTCACCCCGCCCCCTCAGCAAAGTTTCCTCCTCTGGCAGCATCAACATGAGTGAATCGCCGCAGCTGTCCACGCTCGCAGACCAGGTGACCGCTTCACTCGCTAAACAGGGCCTGTGA
- the maptb gene encoding microtubule-associated protein tau isoform X2: MEHQDMMNSGQYGSGEDVESAMADVTLDDGPQEDMKNGTAGHTRPGDGPGKDGLSPKEETEGSKPESPSRDDVTEGTEPKAASGREDVVSAAPGTAGAGEDALTPEGLSPPHSGRSSAASMDREEERLNGDMDGSVSPQQSPMSPQASQAAKADGLGSAVLSFDSQVKTSPSEELVGKHIPSGFQDEREEEREEEEVEKHGKEDESKDFTSDQEKELVESPAMPDSRSIIEDQQEEQERDVEEEEEEQDETEVVLPVHSTVVPDVSPQKQESFDIKPFDMLSQPQMTPDEAKKRGLSFDYTESEIVHQGTPDRWENGSDKTPPESKSPDSCRADPGSPLSPSTAPDHTQESPITDHQSEAQEYEPVQEQEVEVISIPTAQQEVIVPTMEPEVDTKPEDSKDDKPEKYLETTDEDLIATVEAAQSTEPVAQPEEAAAAFADVEFDAGEPCPPEPIKAAPTKTAPVKDAAIKKAKKPIAAVDATPAPKSTTKLEKVPSKDAAPARKTSAPSKAKPGAAAADKKTPSTSTPGKARLNSTTKRASSIPVPPSKHISTSASPSAPVCASARAASLKSKPHTAGAKESRATAGDAKTKTKPQGIGTKIPAESPKTPDRSGCSSPATPKSPASRSSTPGQQVKKVAVVRTPPKSPGSLRSRAPIAPVAPLPDLKNVKSKIGSTENIKHQPGGGKVQIPSKKMDLTSVQARCDSKANIKYSPGGGNVQIVNKKMDLSNVQSKCGSKANIHHKPGGGNVEIKSEKLEFKAQSKVGSLDNIGHVAGGGNKKIESHKLMFREQAKARTDHGADIVVKSPSVSAEGSPRPLSKVSSSGSINMSESPQLSTLADQVTASLAKQGL, translated from the exons ATGGCCTTTCTCCCAAAGAGGAGACAGAGGGGTCAAAGCCGGAATCGCCCTCTCGGGACGATGTAACAGAGGGTACAGAGCCTAAAGCTGCCTCCGGTCGTGAGGATGTGGTGTCTG CTGCACCAGGGACAGCAGGAGCAGGTGAAG ATGCTTTAACACCAGAGGGGCTCTCTCCACCACACAGTGGTAGAAGCAGCGCGGCGTCTATGGACAGGGAAGAGGAGCGTTTGAACGGGGACATGGATGGGTCTGTTAGCCCACAGCAGTCACCCATGTCTCCACAAGCATCACAAGCTGCCAAAGCTGACGGTTTAGGGTCGGCAGTGCTGAGCTTTGACAGCCAGGTGAAGACGAGTCCTTCAGAGGAGCTGGTTGGGAAACACATTCCCAGTGGTTTTCAagatgagagagaggaagagagagaggaagaggaagttgAGAAGCATGGTAAAGAGGACGAGAGCAAAGATTTCACATCTGATCAGGAGAAAGAGTTGGTGGAGAGTCCTGCCATGCCCGATAGTCGTTCTATCATAGAGGATCAACAGGAGGAGCAAGAAAGAGATgtagaggaggaagaagaagaacaagatgAAACAGAAGTAGTTCTTCCAGTCCACAGCACTGTTGTCCCAGATGTGTCACCACAGAAACAAGAAAGCTTTGACATTAAGCCCTTCGACATGCTATCCCAACCCCAAATGACTCCAGATGAAGCAAAGAAACGAGGCCTGTCATTTGACTACACTGAATCCGAGATTGTTCATCAGGGAACCCCTGACCGCTGGGAAAATGGCTCTGATAAGACTCCCCCAGAGAGCAAAAGTCCTGATTCCTGCAGGGCTGACCCTGGTTCCCCTTTGTCCCCTAGTACTGCTCCTGATCACACCCAGGAGTCACCCATCACTGACCACCAGAGCGAAGCCCAAGAGTATGAACCAGTGcaagaacaggaagtggaaGTGATCAGTATTCCTACAGCTCAGCAGGAGGTCATAGTACCCACGATGGAGCCAGAAGTAGACACCAAACCTGAGGATTCCAAAGACGACAAACCAGAGAAGTACCTGGAGACAACTGACGAAGATCTCATTGCTACTGTTGAAGCAGCACAAAGCACTGAGCCTGTTGCCCAACCGGAAGAAGCAGCAGCCGCTTTTGCTGATGTTGAATTTGATGCTGGTGAACCCTGTCCTCCAGAACCAATTAAAGCAGCACCAACAAAAACAGCACCTGTTAAAGATGCTGCcattaaaaaagcaaagaagccCATTGCTGCAGTCGATGCAACCCCTGCCCCCAAATCCACCACAAAACTCGAGAAAGTTCCCTCAAAAGACGCCGCGCCAGCGCGAAAAACAAGCGCCCCGTCCAAAG CCAAGCctggagcagcagcagctgatAAAAAG ACCCCTTCCACATCCACACCAGGCAAAGCTAGACTCAACTCCACCACTAAACGAGCCTCATCAATCCCAGTGCCCCCATCCAAACATATCTCCACCTCCGCTTCTCCCTCTGCCCCTGTTTGTGCCTCAGCCAGAGCCGCTTCTCTAAAATCTAAACCACACACTGCAGGAGCCAAGGAGTCCAGAGCCACA GCCGGTGATGCTAAGACGAAGACTAAACCTCAGGGAATTGGCACCAAAATCCCTG CCGAATCTCCTAAGACTCCTGATCGTAGCGGCTGCAGCAGCCCTGCCACCCCGAAATCTCCGGCCAGTCGCAGCAGCACACCTGGGCAGCAGGTGAAGAAGGTGGCAGTGGTGCGCACTCCACCCAAATCTCCCGGGTCTCTCAGATCTCGCGCACCCATTGCCCCTGTTGCGCCCTTGCCTGACCTGAAAAACGTCAAATCCAAGATCGGTTCAACTGagaacatcaaacatcagcctGGGGGCGGAAAG GTGCAAATCCCCAGCAAGAAGATGGATCTGACCAGTGTGCAGGCAAGGTGTGACTCCAAAGCCAACATCAAGTACTCTCCAGGAGGTGGCAAT GTTCAAATTGTGAACAAAAAGATGGATCTGAGCAACGTGCAGTCAAAGTGCGGCTCGAAGGCCAACATCCACCATAAACCAG GTGGCGGAAACGTGGAGATCAAATCAGAGAAGCTGGAGTTTAAAGCTCAGTCGAAAGTGGGATCTCTGGACAACATCGGCCATGTGGCCGGAGGTGGGAACAAGAAG ATTGAGTCTCATAAGCTGATGTTCCGTGAGCAGGCGAAGGCTCGCACTGACCACGGCGCAGACATCGTGGTTAAATCCCCCTCCGTGTCAGCAGAGGGTTCACCCCGCCCCCTCAGCAAAGTTTCCTCCTCTGGCAGCATCAACATGAGTGAATCGCCGCAGCTGTCCACGCTCGCAGACCAGGTGACCGCTTCACTCGCTAAACAGGGCCTGTGA
- the maptb gene encoding microtubule-associated protein tau isoform X6, with product MEHQDMMNSGQYGSGEDVESAMADVTLDDGPQEDMKNGTAGHTRPGDGPGKDGLSPKEETEGSKPESPSRDDVTEGTEPKAASGREDVVSAAPGTAGAGEDALTPEGLSPPHSGRSSAASMDREEERLNGDMDGSVSPQQSPMSPQASQAAKADGLGSAVLSFDSQVKTSPSEELVGKHIPSGFQDEREEEREEEEVEKHGKEDESKDFTSDQEKELVESPAMPDSRSIIEDQQEEQERDVEEEEEEQDETEVVLPVHSTVVPDVSPQKQESFDIKPFDMLSQPQMTPDEAKKRGLSFDYTESEIVHQGTPDRWENGSDKTPPESKSPDSCRADPGSPLSPSTAPDHTQESPITDHQSEAQEYEPVQEQEVEVISIPTAQQEVIVPTMEPEVDTKPEDSKDDKPEKYLETTDEDLIATVEAAQSTEPVAQPEEAAAAFADVEFDAGEPCPPEPIKAAPTKTAPVKDAAIKKAKKPIAAVDATPAPKSTTKLEKVPSKDAAPARKTSAPSKAKPGAAAADKKAGDAKTKTKPQGIGTKIPAESPKTPDRSGCSSPATPKSPASRSSTPGQQVKKVAVVRTPPKSPGSLRSRAPIAPVAPLPDLKNVKSKIGSTENIKHQPGGGKVQIPSKKMDLTSVQARCDSKANIKYSPGGGNVQIVNKKMDLSNVQSKCGSKANIHHKPGGGNVEIKSEKLEFKAQSKVGSLDNIGHVAGGGNKKIESHKLMFREQAKARTDHGADIVVKSPSVSAEGSPRPLSKVSSSGSINMSESPQLSTLADQVTASLAKQGL from the exons ATGGCCTTTCTCCCAAAGAGGAGACAGAGGGGTCAAAGCCGGAATCGCCCTCTCGGGACGATGTAACAGAGGGTACAGAGCCTAAAGCTGCCTCCGGTCGTGAGGATGTGGTGTCTG CTGCACCAGGGACAGCAGGAGCAGGTGAAG ATGCTTTAACACCAGAGGGGCTCTCTCCACCACACAGTGGTAGAAGCAGCGCGGCGTCTATGGACAGGGAAGAGGAGCGTTTGAACGGGGACATGGATGGGTCTGTTAGCCCACAGCAGTCACCCATGTCTCCACAAGCATCACAAGCTGCCAAAGCTGACGGTTTAGGGTCGGCAGTGCTGAGCTTTGACAGCCAGGTGAAGACGAGTCCTTCAGAGGAGCTGGTTGGGAAACACATTCCCAGTGGTTTTCAagatgagagagaggaagagagagaggaagaggaagttgAGAAGCATGGTAAAGAGGACGAGAGCAAAGATTTCACATCTGATCAGGAGAAAGAGTTGGTGGAGAGTCCTGCCATGCCCGATAGTCGTTCTATCATAGAGGATCAACAGGAGGAGCAAGAAAGAGATgtagaggaggaagaagaagaacaagatgAAACAGAAGTAGTTCTTCCAGTCCACAGCACTGTTGTCCCAGATGTGTCACCACAGAAACAAGAAAGCTTTGACATTAAGCCCTTCGACATGCTATCCCAACCCCAAATGACTCCAGATGAAGCAAAGAAACGAGGCCTGTCATTTGACTACACTGAATCCGAGATTGTTCATCAGGGAACCCCTGACCGCTGGGAAAATGGCTCTGATAAGACTCCCCCAGAGAGCAAAAGTCCTGATTCCTGCAGGGCTGACCCTGGTTCCCCTTTGTCCCCTAGTACTGCTCCTGATCACACCCAGGAGTCACCCATCACTGACCACCAGAGCGAAGCCCAAGAGTATGAACCAGTGcaagaacaggaagtggaaGTGATCAGTATTCCTACAGCTCAGCAGGAGGTCATAGTACCCACGATGGAGCCAGAAGTAGACACCAAACCTGAGGATTCCAAAGACGACAAACCAGAGAAGTACCTGGAGACAACTGACGAAGATCTCATTGCTACTGTTGAAGCAGCACAAAGCACTGAGCCTGTTGCCCAACCGGAAGAAGCAGCAGCCGCTTTTGCTGATGTTGAATTTGATGCTGGTGAACCCTGTCCTCCAGAACCAATTAAAGCAGCACCAACAAAAACAGCACCTGTTAAAGATGCTGCcattaaaaaagcaaagaagccCATTGCTGCAGTCGATGCAACCCCTGCCCCCAAATCCACCACAAAACTCGAGAAAGTTCCCTCAAAAGACGCCGCGCCAGCGCGAAAAACAAGCGCCCCGTCCAAAG CCAAGCctggagcagcagcagctgatAAAAAG GCCGGTGATGCTAAGACGAAGACTAAACCTCAGGGAATTGGCACCAAAATCCCTG CCGAATCTCCTAAGACTCCTGATCGTAGCGGCTGCAGCAGCCCTGCCACCCCGAAATCTCCGGCCAGTCGCAGCAGCACACCTGGGCAGCAGGTGAAGAAGGTGGCAGTGGTGCGCACTCCACCCAAATCTCCCGGGTCTCTCAGATCTCGCGCACCCATTGCCCCTGTTGCGCCCTTGCCTGACCTGAAAAACGTCAAATCCAAGATCGGTTCAACTGagaacatcaaacatcagcctGGGGGCGGAAAG GTGCAAATCCCCAGCAAGAAGATGGATCTGACCAGTGTGCAGGCAAGGTGTGACTCCAAAGCCAACATCAAGTACTCTCCAGGAGGTGGCAAT GTTCAAATTGTGAACAAAAAGATGGATCTGAGCAACGTGCAGTCAAAGTGCGGCTCGAAGGCCAACATCCACCATAAACCAG GTGGCGGAAACGTGGAGATCAAATCAGAGAAGCTGGAGTTTAAAGCTCAGTCGAAAGTGGGATCTCTGGACAACATCGGCCATGTGGCCGGAGGTGGGAACAAGAAG ATTGAGTCTCATAAGCTGATGTTCCGTGAGCAGGCGAAGGCTCGCACTGACCACGGCGCAGACATCGTGGTTAAATCCCCCTCCGTGTCAGCAGAGGGTTCACCCCGCCCCCTCAGCAAAGTTTCCTCCTCTGGCAGCATCAACATGAGTGAATCGCCGCAGCTGTCCACGCTCGCAGACCAGGTGACCGCTTCACTCGCTAAACAGGGCCTGTGA
- the maptb gene encoding microtubule-associated protein tau isoform X1, giving the protein MEHQDMMNSGQYGSGEDVESAMADVTLDDGPQEDMKNGTAGHTRPGDGPGKDGLSPKEETEGSKPESPSRDDVTEGTEPKAASGREDVVSAAPGTAGAGEDALTPEGLSPPHSGRSSAASMDREEERLNGDMDGSVSPQQSPMSPQASQAAKADGLGSAVLSFDSQVKTSPSEELVGKHIPSGFQDEREEEREEEEVEKHGKEDESKDFTSDQEKELVESPAMPDSRSIIEDQQEEQERDVEEEEEEQDETEVVLPVHSTVVPDVSPQKQESFDIKPFDMLSQPQMTPDEAKKRGLSFDYTESEIVHQGTPDRWENGSDKTPPESKSPDSCRADPGSPLSPSTAPDHTQESPITDHQSEAQEYEPVQEQEVEVISIPTAQQEVIVPTMEPEVDTKPEDSKDDKPEKYLETTDEDLIATVEAAQSTEPVAQPEEAAAAFADVEFDAGEPCPPEPIKAAPTKTAPVKDAAIKKAKKPIAAVDATPAPKSTTKLEKVPSKDAAPARKTSAPSKAKPGAAAADKKTPSTSTPGKARLNSTTKRASSIPVPPSKHISTSASPSAPVCASARAASLKSKPHTAGAKESRATAGDAKTKTKPQGIGTKIPAAESPKTPDRSGCSSPATPKSPASRSSTPGQQVKKVAVVRTPPKSPGSLRSRAPIAPVAPLPDLKNVKSKIGSTENIKHQPGGGKVQIPSKKMDLTSVQARCDSKANIKYSPGGGNVQIVNKKMDLSNVQSKCGSKANIHHKPGGGNVEIKSEKLEFKAQSKVGSLDNIGHVAGGGNKKIESHKLMFREQAKARTDHGADIVVKSPSVSAEGSPRPLSKVSSSGSINMSESPQLSTLADQVTASLAKQGL; this is encoded by the exons ATGGCCTTTCTCCCAAAGAGGAGACAGAGGGGTCAAAGCCGGAATCGCCCTCTCGGGACGATGTAACAGAGGGTACAGAGCCTAAAGCTGCCTCCGGTCGTGAGGATGTGGTGTCTG CTGCACCAGGGACAGCAGGAGCAGGTGAAG ATGCTTTAACACCAGAGGGGCTCTCTCCACCACACAGTGGTAGAAGCAGCGCGGCGTCTATGGACAGGGAAGAGGAGCGTTTGAACGGGGACATGGATGGGTCTGTTAGCCCACAGCAGTCACCCATGTCTCCACAAGCATCACAAGCTGCCAAAGCTGACGGTTTAGGGTCGGCAGTGCTGAGCTTTGACAGCCAGGTGAAGACGAGTCCTTCAGAGGAGCTGGTTGGGAAACACATTCCCAGTGGTTTTCAagatgagagagaggaagagagagaggaagaggaagttgAGAAGCATGGTAAAGAGGACGAGAGCAAAGATTTCACATCTGATCAGGAGAAAGAGTTGGTGGAGAGTCCTGCCATGCCCGATAGTCGTTCTATCATAGAGGATCAACAGGAGGAGCAAGAAAGAGATgtagaggaggaagaagaagaacaagatgAAACAGAAGTAGTTCTTCCAGTCCACAGCACTGTTGTCCCAGATGTGTCACCACAGAAACAAGAAAGCTTTGACATTAAGCCCTTCGACATGCTATCCCAACCCCAAATGACTCCAGATGAAGCAAAGAAACGAGGCCTGTCATTTGACTACACTGAATCCGAGATTGTTCATCAGGGAACCCCTGACCGCTGGGAAAATGGCTCTGATAAGACTCCCCCAGAGAGCAAAAGTCCTGATTCCTGCAGGGCTGACCCTGGTTCCCCTTTGTCCCCTAGTACTGCTCCTGATCACACCCAGGAGTCACCCATCACTGACCACCAGAGCGAAGCCCAAGAGTATGAACCAGTGcaagaacaggaagtggaaGTGATCAGTATTCCTACAGCTCAGCAGGAGGTCATAGTACCCACGATGGAGCCAGAAGTAGACACCAAACCTGAGGATTCCAAAGACGACAAACCAGAGAAGTACCTGGAGACAACTGACGAAGATCTCATTGCTACTGTTGAAGCAGCACAAAGCACTGAGCCTGTTGCCCAACCGGAAGAAGCAGCAGCCGCTTTTGCTGATGTTGAATTTGATGCTGGTGAACCCTGTCCTCCAGAACCAATTAAAGCAGCACCAACAAAAACAGCACCTGTTAAAGATGCTGCcattaaaaaagcaaagaagccCATTGCTGCAGTCGATGCAACCCCTGCCCCCAAATCCACCACAAAACTCGAGAAAGTTCCCTCAAAAGACGCCGCGCCAGCGCGAAAAACAAGCGCCCCGTCCAAAG CCAAGCctggagcagcagcagctgatAAAAAG ACCCCTTCCACATCCACACCAGGCAAAGCTAGACTCAACTCCACCACTAAACGAGCCTCATCAATCCCAGTGCCCCCATCCAAACATATCTCCACCTCCGCTTCTCCCTCTGCCCCTGTTTGTGCCTCAGCCAGAGCCGCTTCTCTAAAATCTAAACCACACACTGCAGGAGCCAAGGAGTCCAGAGCCACA GCCGGTGATGCTAAGACGAAGACTAAACCTCAGGGAATTGGCACCAAAATCCCTG CAGCCGAATCTCCTAAGACTCCTGATCGTAGCGGCTGCAGCAGCCCTGCCACCCCGAAATCTCCGGCCAGTCGCAGCAGCACACCTGGGCAGCAGGTGAAGAAGGTGGCAGTGGTGCGCACTCCACCCAAATCTCCCGGGTCTCTCAGATCTCGCGCACCCATTGCCCCTGTTGCGCCCTTGCCTGACCTGAAAAACGTCAAATCCAAGATCGGTTCAACTGagaacatcaaacatcagcctGGGGGCGGAAAG GTGCAAATCCCCAGCAAGAAGATGGATCTGACCAGTGTGCAGGCAAGGTGTGACTCCAAAGCCAACATCAAGTACTCTCCAGGAGGTGGCAAT GTTCAAATTGTGAACAAAAAGATGGATCTGAGCAACGTGCAGTCAAAGTGCGGCTCGAAGGCCAACATCCACCATAAACCAG GTGGCGGAAACGTGGAGATCAAATCAGAGAAGCTGGAGTTTAAAGCTCAGTCGAAAGTGGGATCTCTGGACAACATCGGCCATGTGGCCGGAGGTGGGAACAAGAAG ATTGAGTCTCATAAGCTGATGTTCCGTGAGCAGGCGAAGGCTCGCACTGACCACGGCGCAGACATCGTGGTTAAATCCCCCTCCGTGTCAGCAGAGGGTTCACCCCGCCCCCTCAGCAAAGTTTCCTCCTCTGGCAGCATCAACATGAGTGAATCGCCGCAGCTGTCCACGCTCGCAGACCAGGTGACCGCTTCACTCGCTAAACAGGGCCTGTGA